tatttgttataaataccCTTTACAATATATCAAACCATGTAGTTGTGTAAGTACCAAGAAAAAGTATTCATCGGCTTCGGTTAGGaaataaatagaaactttttaacTGAGGCTTGTTTTAAATTTCCATGTGATACTATgtgttgtttaaaaatattttttgtttcccTATCAGCCTAACAGTTCATATACAGATTAGCAGATCTATATATTTGTTGTAACTAAACTTAATATATTATACTTGTGTTTCTTGAAGTGATAATATTCGAGAGTAGGCTATATCTATGTTCTAGCTCAAAGTTTAGCAGCTGAAATAGTTCCATTTTAAGAAAGTGTAAAAAATTACATTAATTGTGCTTTTAGATTAAACTGGCTAAATTAATTTGTTAAGTATTGTTTTAACTAGTAGAAATTGAGTATTTAAATGAAGACTAAATATGTAAAATTCAGTCTGCGCTCATGAGTCATAAATAATATGATAAAGGTTGATTTTGTATGTCTAAGGACAACTGTGCAATATTAAAAGATTCTATAGAATGTTTACTTCTCCTATCGTTGACATTATTTAGTTAAGTATTGGTATTTTTATGAATTGTTAtctaattattaataaatgttttgtgataattaattgtttttatttcaataattcctttttcaaaaaaatatcgaGCAAAAGTTTTTACTAATATCTTTAGCTTTAGAAACCCTAAGTTTCCGTGTGATTAGAGGTCAAACTCCCTATGATCTTATTAAGACCTAATCGAAACCGGCTAGAGGGCGCTATTGTTCGTCAGAAAAAAATAAGAGGacaagaatttaaaaattaacacATTAAACGCGACTAGATTTGTATGTTTGGACAAGGAGTTATGTAAGTTAAATGTAATTTCACAAATTGTTGAAATTCTACGGTCTGTGAAGCGAGTTTACTTCACAGTTTATACGTTATTgataccatcgagcaaaaagacaaaagagggaatgtaaaggtagtgggggcaaaaatattgttagacaggaagtgccatcttgagaggccaaattaaacaaggaaagggagtctttccttgtttaagaaatcaaatttagttgggttatgttattatgtgtcccaactgtcacatgaaatcttatttatattgaagttttttaacaattgtttcacattttagactgttatcgttaatatttaattaaaattttctcgtctaagatacattctgaaaactattttatagctactgttaataagtgtcggaaaatttaaatttggcgcattcgcatttccggatatgtccgccatcagaggccacttttttggtcgccttttcataacgattagattccctcttttgtctttttgctcgatgattgaTACGCATATGATTTGTACATGGCCCCGTAGTCACATTACTGAAATTAGCCTGCTGCTTTACATGAAAATTAATATCGTAATAGCTGTTAAAAATAAGACGCCTAATTTCGAGTATTAGCATTaagcattaaggaaataaaaaaaaaaacagaaaatcataaggagaggacagaataccgacggaactcctaaagtacgaaggaccagatctgactaaacaactactaaaactaatccaaataataataatagaacaaaacagaattcctcaagaatgaagatcaagcatCCTCATAGCTCTCTTCAAAAAGAGACAAATTGGacccgaaaaattacagaggaTTTAATTTAGTCCATCCATCAATGACATAACAATTGAAGATGACGCTGATGTACTTTGCTATGTAAAGTCTTTTCCACAGTAAACTTTCAGGTTGAGGGTGTAGCCATTTctgtacataatttgtacagtttTCTGCCGAACTTATGtttcttatttttgatatattgctTGGCCAGCCGTCCATCGAATGGTACCAGGGTCTCATCAATACATAGATTTTTGTTCGGAATATTAGCAGTTTCAAATCTGCCCAACAAAAGGTCGATTAGAAGTTAAATTTTAAAAGGTCGATCACCTCTTGGACTTGTTAAAAAAAGTCACGTGCGTTTGTTGGCATTATAAGTGACAACAGCTAAAGCAGAAGTATATAAAAATCTTCATTATGAACTTGATACCAAAGATGATGAATGCACGATGTAGAAAAAACCGAAACATGAAGCAAGCAtgaagattttaatcagattagataTATCCAAGACGAAAATAGTAAAAtacgatataaataaaatgataCAGACGATCTAAGAAGACTAATAATCATCTACACTATTCAGTTCACAGCATCTTACAAAAACCTATAAAAACGTCGCAAAATGTAAGAATTATCATTATATTcactatttaatattattaacatatCAGTCACATTTATAATGTCATATTATCTAATCTAataaaaggctaggacgacacGTCACACGTGTTTTTCCGTGACGGTATCtcctagcgccacctaggaaagaactGCTGAAttaccaactgacatttcaatctTAATCAATCCGTCATCATTGTACATTATATGCatcgcaaaaaaaaataaaaatattgtttataagaaagcattaaatttattaaacttttttcttacataatattttttagtattttcctttggcttttgttaattttttgttattgcaCTTTGACatattatttaattctaaggctGTACGAAGTGCACCGGCTCAGCTaggatttaataataattttagtcaAAAATATACTACCTACTACAATTAATTGTATTTATTACAGGAGCAGTTAAAATTACACCCGCCCATGATTTCAATGACTACGACGTAGGAAAACGacattttttgcaaaatataCAGGTTATTGATGAAAATGGAAAGTTGACGTTCGAATGTGGAAAATTCTGCGGACTTCCTAGATTTGAAGCAAGAAAAGTCATTGCAAACGAGTTACAACATTTAGGATTACTTAGAAGCAGAGAGGAACATCCCATGGTCGTGCCTATATGCAGGTATATTATATTTAGAAAAGTAGGTGAATATcaacatttttgttatttattttattttaatcccCTTCACAGATGCAACAGAAGAATCAAATTGGATTATCAAACCTTTTGTCACTCTAATTAATTACTGATACTCGTaataattattttaccttttGTTTTAATAATACTTCTGTATTAAAATGATATAATTAATACTTGATATAAATGAATTTTTTAGCCGGTCTAAAGATATTGTCGAATTTTTAATACGTCCCCAATGGTTTCTAAAATGCGATTCGATGGCCGCAGAAGCCATTCGAAATGTAAAAGAAGGCAAACTCTCAATTGATCCAAAAATGATGGAGAAAACATGGTTTACATGGTTAGAAAATATAAGGTAAGCATTGGTTATAAACGATACCAACAAACTTTGCTTCTAATATCCCCTATCAATACATCTTATTATCCTCCCTATCCGTTGGTCTTCGGATCTTCTTAAATGAGTGCTAAAATTGTTGGATGTAAAGCCTAGACGGCCTTACTGTTGTTATTGAGTGAGctatgaaaaatatatcagatatTTAATAAACAAGGATTTCTTAGGAAACTAGGTTTAGTGATTTC
This is a stretch of genomic DNA from Diabrotica undecimpunctata isolate CICGRU unplaced genomic scaffold, icDiaUnde3 ctg00002681.1, whole genome shotgun sequence. It encodes these proteins:
- the LOC140432057 gene encoding valine--tRNA ligase-like, with the protein product MAICLQDRSQSKIYYLLQLIVFITGAVKITPAHDFNDYDVGKRHFLQNIQVIDENGKLTFECGKFCGLPRFEARKVIANELQHLGLLRSREEHPMVVPICSRSKDIVEFLIRPQWFLKCDSMAAEAIRNVKEGKLSIDPKMMEKTWFTWLENIRDWCISRQLWWGHQIPAYLCSSSKTEETVWVAAESVEIATQKGASKLGLPASDVNVKRDEDVLDTWFSSALFPFSVFGWPQKVIF